A genomic stretch from Dissulfurispira thermophila includes:
- a CDS encoding ribonuclease H-like domain-containing protein: MIRHTFSLLNGIGEKLERHIWRNGIITWDDFCNCDEIDGISPERKRIYDNQLMQSSMELGIGNAEYFAKIMKRREHWRLFDVFKDGAVCLDIETNGFQPNQGGYVTVVGLYDGYDWRCLVRGENLTAENINKALSGYKCLITFYGAVFDIPFLMRSFPGVRFDIPHFDLCFAARRLEINGGLKKLETIFGIERDDSVKGMDGYAAVKLWEQARRGSIEARELLLMYNREDTINLLKLADILYQKLKISTGIDEYVTNKKSDFVRTELEI; encoded by the coding sequence GTGATAAGGCATACATTTTCATTACTTAACGGCATAGGAGAAAAACTCGAAAGACATATCTGGAGGAATGGAATCATTACATGGGATGACTTTTGTAATTGTGATGAGATAGATGGTATAAGTCCTGAAAGAAAAAGAATCTATGATAATCAATTGATGCAGTCTTCAATGGAACTTGGCATTGGCAATGCAGAGTATTTTGCAAAGATAATGAAACGGAGAGAGCACTGGAGGCTTTTTGATGTGTTTAAAGATGGTGCTGTCTGTCTTGATATTGAGACTAACGGCTTTCAGCCAAATCAGGGTGGCTATGTTACAGTCGTAGGGCTTTATGATGGATATGACTGGAGGTGCCTTGTCAGAGGGGAAAATCTTACAGCAGAAAATATAAACAAGGCACTGTCTGGCTATAAGTGCCTGATAACTTTTTATGGTGCAGTGTTTGACATTCCTTTTCTTATGAGGTCTTTTCCAGGTGTGAGATTTGATATTCCCCATTTTGACCTCTGTTTTGCAGCACGAAGGCTTGAGATTAATGGTGGTCTAAAGAAGCTCGAAACAATATTTGGTATAGAAAGGGATGATTCTGTTAAGGGAATGGATGGCTATGCTGCGGTTAAACTCTGGGAGCAAGCAAGGAGAGGTAGTATCGAGGCAAGGGAATTATTGTTGATGTATAACAGAGAGGATACCATAAATCTGCTGAAGCTTGCTGATATTTTGTATCAGAAATTGAAAATATCTACAGGAATTGATGAGTATGTAACAAATAAAAAGAGCGATTTTGTACGCACAGAACTTGAGATATAA
- the rpsB gene encoding 30S ribosomal protein S2: MAVISMKELLESGVHFGHQVKRWNPKMKKYIFGERNGIHIVDLQKTLKGVEDAYSFIRTVASTGAPVLFVGTKKQAQDSIAEEAQRAGAFYVNNRWLGGMLTNFFTVRQSIERLKKIEAMKEDGTYNVLTKKEVAQLEKERIKLEKNLAGIKDMKSLPGALFVIDPKKEKIAVAEARRLSIPVVAVVDTNCDPDDADYVIPGNDDAIRAIKLIASKMADAVLEGKGVLAKTAEEEVEREAIEEKIMQEEMAE, translated from the coding sequence ATGGCTGTTATAAGTATGAAGGAGTTGCTTGAGTCAGGTGTTCATTTCGGGCATCAGGTAAAGAGATGGAATCCGAAAATGAAGAAATATATTTTCGGAGAAAGGAATGGAATCCACATTGTTGATCTGCAAAAGACTTTAAAAGGGGTTGAAGATGCTTATAGTTTTATCAGGACTGTAGCGTCTACAGGTGCACCTGTATTATTCGTTGGTACAAAAAAACAGGCGCAGGATTCCATAGCAGAAGAGGCACAGAGGGCAGGTGCGTTTTATGTAAATAACAGATGGCTTGGCGGTATGCTCACAAACTTTTTTACAGTAAGGCAGAGCATAGAAAGGCTCAAAAAGATAGAGGCGATGAAGGAAGACGGCACATACAATGTCCTTACAAAAAAAGAAGTTGCACAACTTGAAAAAGAGAGGATTAAGCTTGAAAAGAATCTGGCAGGAATAAAAGATATGAAGAGCCTACCGGGTGCGCTCTTTGTTATTGACCCTAAGAAGGAGAAGATTGCAGTTGCAGAGGCAAGAAGGCTTTCCATTCCTGTAGTGGCTGTTGTTGATACAAATTGTGACCCAGATGATGCAGATTATGTCATTCCCGGTAATGATGACGCAATAAGGGCTATTAAGCTCATTGCATCTAAGATGGCTGATGCAGTTTTAGAGGGTAAAGGGGTGCTCGCCAAGACTGCAGAAGAGGAAGTCGAAAGAGAGGCTATAGAAGAAAAAATCATGCAGGAGGAAATGGCAGAATGA
- a CDS encoding universal stress protein gives MTINKILAAIDLGPDTEKILAYAEWLYKVVISVTGDTQIFYGIDKDKKGDAQIEMLYVIDYAVTPPAYLTPYIEKEKRLDEGELKKWADKLNNMGIKIRHTIAVGRLIDAFNTIIKEIRADILVLGYRSHVIRPSSSERIIKSLNIPMLVIRGKKSEGAYIGGISIKRILCAVDFSEPSKKALEFARSLSEETSSELVVTHIISSLKIEKGFKKWKDLTEKDKSNYSSGLIENAEEQMCSLLKVCNKTEGIVKIGIPHETINNLATQTDADIIVIGARGLSYTKGLLLGSVSESVIKSSPCPVIIVR, from the coding sequence TTGACAATAAATAAGATACTTGCTGCAATAGACCTTGGACCAGATACAGAAAAGATACTTGCATATGCAGAATGGCTTTATAAGGTAGTAATCAGTGTCACTGGAGATACGCAGATTTTCTATGGCATAGATAAAGACAAAAAGGGTGATGCTCAAATAGAAATGCTTTATGTAATTGACTATGCTGTTACTCCTCCTGCATATCTGACCCCATATATAGAAAAAGAAAAGAGATTAGATGAAGGAGAACTCAAAAAATGGGCAGATAAACTCAATAACATGGGCATAAAAATAAGACACACTATTGCAGTTGGAAGGCTGATCGATGCATTTAATACAATAATAAAGGAGATAAGGGCAGATATACTCGTGCTCGGATATAGATCCCATGTTATCAGACCAAGCAGTTCAGAGCGCATTATAAAGTCGCTTAATATACCAATGTTAGTTATCAGGGGTAAAAAATCAGAAGGTGCTTATATAGGCGGTATCAGTATAAAACGGATTCTATGCGCAGTAGATTTTTCAGAACCCTCGAAAAAGGCATTAGAATTCGCAAGGTCATTATCTGAGGAGACTTCATCAGAACTCGTTGTGACCCATATAATTTCGAGTCTTAAAATAGAAAAAGGTTTTAAAAAATGGAAAGACCTGACAGAAAAAGACAAAAGCAATTACAGCAGCGGACTCATAGAAAATGCCGAGGAACAGATGTGCTCTCTCCTTAAGGTGTGCAATAAGACAGAGGGGATTGTAAAAATAGGAATCCCCCATGAAACTATAAATAATTTGGCAACACAAACAGATGCAGATATAATTGTCATAGGAGCAAGGGGACTTTCTTATACAAAGGGATTACTGCTTGGGAGTGTATCAGAGTCAGTAATAAAATCGTCTCCTTGCCCTGTTATAATTGTTCGATAA
- the pyrH gene encoding UMP kinase, whose amino-acid sequence MKQEPGQRHKLKYKRVLLKLSGEALMGDKGYGIDPTTVEYMANEIKKIVDIGVEVAIVIGGGNIFRGVEASVKGMERASADYMGMLATVINALALQNALERIGLQTRVQSAIEMRELAETYIRRRAIRHLEKGRVVIFAAGTGNPYFTTDTAAALRAMEIGANVICKGTKVDGVYTADPVKDPTAKKFDEISYIDVLKKNLKVMDSTAITLCMDNNLPIVVFNIKKADNIKNIVVGKKVGTIVKG is encoded by the coding sequence ATGAAACAGGAGCCAGGACAAAGGCATAAACTCAAATACAAAAGGGTTTTGCTTAAACTAAGCGGAGAAGCTCTTATGGGAGACAAGGGGTATGGCATAGACCCTACTACCGTGGAGTACATGGCAAATGAGATTAAAAAGATTGTTGATATAGGGGTTGAGGTTGCAATTGTAATCGGTGGTGGTAATATTTTCAGGGGTGTTGAGGCATCAGTAAAGGGTATGGAAAGGGCATCAGCAGATTATATGGGAATGCTTGCAACAGTTATAAATGCCCTTGCACTTCAAAATGCACTCGAAAGGATAGGGCTGCAGACAAGGGTGCAGTCTGCTATAGAAATGAGAGAACTCGCTGAAACATATATCAGGAGAAGGGCAATAAGGCACCTCGAAAAAGGGAGAGTCGTGATATTTGCTGCTGGAACAGGCAATCCTTATTTTACAACAGATACTGCAGCAGCACTTCGTGCTATGGAAATAGGGGCTAATGTAATATGCAAGGGCACAAAGGTTGATGGTGTATATACTGCTGACCCTGTAAAAGACCCCACTGCAAAGAAGTTTGATGAAATATCATATATTGATGTCCTGAAAAAAAATCTCAAGGTTATGGATTCTACAGCTATAACGCTCTGTATGGATAATAATCTGCCCATAGTTGTTTTTAATATAAAAAAAGCGGATAATATTAAAAATATTGTAGTAGGTAAGAAGGTAGGCACAATCGTTAAGGGGTGA
- a CDS encoding TraR/DksA family transcriptional regulator — MPKKTKKAPKPKTKTKVLSKTKTTAAKKTTKEKSKAKTGIKTKMEKKRMPEKKKTTQKKTEAAIKKKSIIEDEKARKERLRKLLIQKREDIVREAKSEIKKFKSGERKQLVETVMDDGDMSVVDLSEDINLKQLSTHRETLIKIDAALRKLDENTYGICEECGDEISEERLKIMPFAIYCRDCQEKKELLEKIEREEEV; from the coding sequence ATGCCAAAGAAAACAAAAAAGGCGCCAAAGCCAAAGACTAAAACAAAGGTGCTGTCAAAGACAAAAACCACTGCTGCAAAAAAGACAACAAAAGAAAAATCTAAGGCAAAGACAGGAATAAAGACAAAAATGGAGAAGAAAAGGATGCCAGAAAAGAAGAAGACAACACAAAAAAAGACAGAGGCTGCTATAAAGAAAAAGTCTATTATTGAAGATGAGAAAGCAAGGAAAGAAAGGCTTAGAAAGCTGCTTATACAGAAAAGAGAAGACATTGTCAGGGAAGCTAAATCAGAGATCAAGAAGTTTAAGTCAGGTGAAAGGAAGCAACTTGTAGAGACTGTTATGGATGATGGAGATATGTCTGTAGTTGACCTTTCTGAAGATATAAACCTTAAGCAGTTAAGCACCCACAGAGAGACATTAATTAAAATAGATGCTGCACTAAGAAAGCTTGATGAAAACACATACGGCATATGTGAAGAATGTGGTGATGAGATAAGCGAGGAGCGCCTTAAAATAATGCCTTTTGCAATCTACTGTAGGGATTGCCAGGAAAAAAAAGAGTTGCTTGAAAAGATAGAGCGTGAAGAGGAAGTTTAA
- the truA gene encoding tRNA pseudouridine(38-40) synthase TruA: MRNIKLSIQYDGTNYNGWQIQPSEISDLRFEIANYKKKKDIITIQGIIQSTIKKITGEDAKVIAAGRTDTGVHAIEQIASFKTSSHLSADVIKRALNAVLPYDIRILDACDAADDFHPRYNAKSKTYVYIISNSAIISPFLYRYAWKIPHNLDIEKMKTASEFLKGRHDFSAFRASGCGAKNPVRTILNISIERLNAIHLFDMHLSGNFLKIRLQADAFLRHMVRNIVGTLVEIGKGKIEPEDIKKIINSKKRNLAGPTSPAKGLFLEKVFF, translated from the coding sequence ATGAGAAATATAAAACTTTCCATACAATATGACGGCACTAATTACAACGGATGGCAGATACAGCCCTCTGAGATTTCAGATTTGAGATTTGAGATTGCAAATTACAAAAAAAAGAAAGACATTATTACAATACAGGGAATAATCCAGTCCACAATCAAAAAAATCACGGGTGAAGATGCAAAGGTCATTGCCGCCGGGAGGACAGATACAGGAGTGCATGCTATAGAGCAAATTGCATCTTTTAAGACATCATCTCACCTATCAGCAGATGTCATAAAAAGGGCATTAAATGCTGTCTTACCTTATGACATAAGGATATTAGATGCATGCGATGCAGCAGATGATTTTCATCCAAGATATAATGCAAAAAGCAAGACTTATGTTTATATCATCTCTAACTCTGCAATAATATCTCCTTTTCTTTACAGGTATGCATGGAAAATCCCACACAATCTTGACATCGAAAAGATGAAGACTGCATCAGAATTTTTAAAAGGCAGACATGACTTCTCTGCATTCAGGGCAAGTGGCTGTGGAGCAAAAAATCCTGTGCGGACTATTCTAAATATCTCGATTGAAAGATTAAATGCTATTCATCTTTTCGATATGCATTTATCAGGCAATTTTTTAAAGATACGATTACAAGCAGATGCATTTTTAAGGCACATGGTTAGAAATATAGTTGGAACACTTGTTGAGATCGGGAAGGGGAAAATAGAACCTGAAGATATAAAAAAAATCATTAATTCTAAAAAAAGAAATCTTGCCGGACCAACATCACCTGCAAAAGGTCTGTTTTTAGAGAAGGTATTTTTTTAA
- a CDS encoding HU family DNA-binding protein: MTKAELIDKIASVASLTKTDAAKALDATLDAVKAALKKGQKVTLVGFGTFSVSKRKARKGRNPRTGAEIKIPATKVPKFTAGKTLKDAVK; the protein is encoded by the coding sequence ATGACAAAGGCAGAGCTTATCGATAAGATTGCATCAGTAGCAAGCCTTACAAAGACCGATGCTGCAAAGGCACTCGATGCAACTCTTGATGCAGTAAAGGCAGCTCTTAAAAAAGGCCAGAAAGTCACACTTGTCGGTTTCGGGACATTTTCAGTGTCAAAGAGAAAGGCAAGAAAAGGCCGCAATCCAAGGACAGGAGCAGAAATCAAGATTCCTGCAACAAAGGTCCCAAAGTTTACAGCCGGAAAGACACTAAAAGATGCAGTAAAATAA
- a CDS encoding 1,4-dihydroxy-6-naphthoate synthase encodes MISLGFSPCPNDTFIFYALVNKKIDLRGLDFSPVIKDVETLNQLAIKRAVDVTKISCHAFYYLQKDYQFLRSGGAFGRGCGPLLVQKTKDRSQKLEIKKIAIPGELTTAFLLLKLYLSSNSSLITPHSSFAPQKVADFLETLSFIAMPFNKIMDAVKDEKVDAGLIIHESRFTYHEYGLAKIADLGDWWEKETGLPIPLGGIIAKKSLGTTTIKTIESLIRASVEYSMVHKEDTISFIKNYSQELSDDVIFKHISLYVNNYTIDIGSDGEAALNELIKRAKK; translated from the coding sequence ATGATAAGCCTGGGTTTCTCACCATGTCCTAATGACACCTTCATCTTTTACGCTCTCGTTAATAAAAAAATAGACCTAAGAGGTCTTGACTTCAGCCCTGTTATCAAAGATGTGGAGACATTAAACCAGCTTGCAATAAAAAGAGCAGTAGATGTAACAAAAATATCATGCCATGCCTTTTATTATTTACAGAAAGATTACCAATTCCTGAGATCAGGAGGGGCATTTGGCCGCGGATGTGGACCGCTATTAGTCCAGAAGACAAAAGACAGAAGTCAGAAGTTAGAAATAAAGAAGATAGCTATTCCCGGTGAACTTACAACAGCATTTCTCTTATTAAAACTCTATTTATCATCAAACTCATCACTTATCACTCCTCACTCGTCATTCGCACCCCAGAAAGTCGCAGACTTTCTGGAGACCTTGTCATTCATTGCCATGCCCTTCAATAAGATTATGGATGCTGTGAAAGATGAAAAAGTAGATGCTGGTCTTATAATACATGAAAGCAGATTCACATATCATGAATATGGACTTGCAAAGATTGCAGACCTTGGAGATTGGTGGGAAAAAGAGACAGGATTGCCCATTCCACTCGGGGGCATAATTGCGAAAAAATCTCTTGGTACAACAACCATAAAAACAATTGAATCTCTGATAAGGGCAAGTGTAGAATACTCTATGGTTCATAAGGAAGATACAATTTCTTTTATCAAAAATTATTCACAAGAACTGTCAGATGATGTAATATTTAAACACATATCCCTTTATGTAAATAATTATACTATTGATATTGGCAGTGACGGCGAAGCAGCACTTAATGAATTGATAAAAAGGGCAAAAAAATAG
- the glgP gene encoding alpha-glucan family phosphorylase — protein MTMTASIAEFTKEPKIAYFSMEIGVRSDMPTYSGGLGVLAGDTIKSAADLNLPLVAVTILTKKGYFKQELDIYGRQTELPDEWDPNNFMTQLKEKVSVFIEDREVYISAWLYVVESMRGTKVPIIFLDTDLPENAPEDRGITHYLYGGDQAYRLKQEIVLGIGGTRMLDELGFEIKKYHMNEGHSALLTLELLKKYKRDIEEVWDERLVWDEEKVRSLCVFTTHTPVAAGHDKFPYDLVQKIMCNIIPINVIQELAGREHLNMTMLALNLSNYINGVAKKHGEVSKGMFPGYEIHAITNGVHSFTWTCDSMKRLYDKYLPGWANEPEIFVRVGRIPDDELWEAHMEAKRHLIDYVNRETQTGMNYDTLTIGFARRATAYKRADLLFTDIDRLAYIGEGRLQIIYAGKAHPRDESGKQLIQRIFEIKEKLKDKIKIAFLKNYNMELALKLVSGVDVWLNTPLRPLEASGTSGMKATHNGVPNFSVLDGWWIEGWIEGFTGWAIGPLPDVPADPARDADDLYYKLETVIIPTFYNDKHTWIRIMQNAIGKNAYYFNSHRMMRRYVTEAYIR, from the coding sequence ATGACTATGACAGCATCAATAGCCGAATTTACAAAAGAACCAAAGATTGCATATTTCTCGATGGAAATAGGGGTCAGGAGTGATATGCCAACATACAGCGGAGGACTCGGCGTGCTTGCGGGAGACACAATCAAATCAGCAGCAGACTTAAATCTTCCGCTCGTTGCAGTAACAATCCTCACCAAAAAAGGGTACTTTAAGCAAGAACTCGATATATACGGCAGACAGACAGAACTACCCGATGAATGGGACCCGAATAATTTCATGACCCAACTTAAAGAAAAAGTGAGCGTTTTTATCGAAGACAGAGAGGTTTACATCAGTGCATGGCTTTATGTTGTTGAAAGTATGAGGGGAACAAAGGTTCCAATTATATTTCTTGATACAGACCTACCTGAAAATGCACCTGAAGATAGAGGTATTACACATTACCTCTATGGTGGAGATCAGGCTTATAGACTAAAACAAGAAATAGTCCTTGGTATCGGCGGCACAAGAATGCTTGATGAGCTTGGATTTGAAATCAAAAAATATCATATGAATGAAGGGCACTCAGCACTCTTGACCCTTGAGTTATTAAAAAAATACAAAAGAGACATAGAAGAGGTCTGGGATGAAAGGCTGGTGTGGGATGAAGAAAAGGTAAGAAGCCTGTGTGTATTTACAACGCATACGCCTGTTGCAGCCGGACATGACAAATTTCCATATGACCTTGTGCAAAAGATAATGTGCAATATCATTCCAATCAATGTGATACAGGAATTGGCTGGACGCGAACACCTCAACATGACAATGCTTGCACTAAACCTCAGCAACTATATAAATGGAGTTGCTAAAAAACATGGTGAGGTATCAAAGGGGATGTTTCCGGGGTATGAAATACATGCCATAACAAATGGTGTCCATTCATTCACCTGGACATGCGACAGTATGAAAAGACTATATGACAAATATCTTCCGGGATGGGCAAATGAGCCAGAAATATTCGTTCGCGTTGGACGCATACCTGACGATGAACTATGGGAGGCCCATATGGAGGCAAAGAGGCACCTCATAGATTATGTCAATCGTGAAACACAGACAGGCATGAATTACGATACCCTTACCATTGGTTTTGCCCGGCGGGCAACTGCATACAAAAGGGCTGACCTTCTTTTTACAGATATTGACAGATTGGCTTATATTGGTGAGGGCAGACTGCAGATAATATACGCTGGAAAGGCACATCCGAGGGATGAGTCAGGGAAACAGCTTATACAACGTATATTTGAAATAAAAGAAAAGCTTAAAGACAAGATAAAAATTGCATTCCTTAAGAATTATAATATGGAACTTGCATTAAAACTCGTCTCAGGCGTTGATGTATGGCTCAACACTCCACTGAGACCGCTTGAGGCATCAGGCACAAGTGGCATGAAGGCAACTCACAATGGTGTTCCTAATTTTAGTGTGCTTGACGGCTGGTGGATAGAGGGATGGATAGAAGGATTCACAGGATGGGCAATAGGACCTTTGCCTGATGTGCCTGCAGACCCTGCAAGAGATGCAGATGACCTCTATTATAAACTGGAGACTGTTATTATACCGACATTTTACAATGACAAACATACATGGATCAGGATAATGCAAAACGCAATAGGAAAAAACGCATATTATTTCAACTCTCACAGGATGATGAGGAGATATGTAACAGAGGCTTATATAAGATAA
- the cysK gene encoding cysteine synthase A has translation MKLHESILGLIGNTPLVRIRKMASDNSAEIWAKLEGFNPGGSVKDRIALSMIETAEKEGRLRKGSTIIEPTSGNTGIGLAMVSAVKGYKLILTMPETMSMERRQLLQAFGAELVLTPGEKGMMGAVEKAEEIYRNNPDFFMPQQFENKANPEIHRQTTAVEIINAIGCVPDAFVAGVGTGGTITGTGEALREKNPDIWITAVEPAGSPVLSGGNPGKHKIAGIGAGFYPGVLNVKIYNEVIQVTDEDAANTTKQLALKEGILAGISSGAAMWAAMKVAERLGKNRKLVVIFPDRGDRYLSTGLFLPEGI, from the coding sequence ATGAAACTGCATGAAAGTATTTTGGGTCTTATAGGCAATACACCGCTTGTCAGGATAAGAAAGATGGCATCTGACAACAGTGCTGAGATATGGGCAAAACTTGAAGGCTTTAATCCGGGCGGCTCTGTAAAGGACAGGATAGCACTGTCAATGATAGAGACAGCGGAAAAAGAAGGGAGGTTAAGAAAAGGCAGCACCATTATTGAGCCGACAAGCGGAAACACAGGGATTGGGCTTGCAATGGTATCTGCTGTTAAGGGATATAAACTTATTCTCACAATGCCAGAGACAATGTCAATGGAAAGGAGGCAGTTGCTGCAGGCATTTGGTGCTGAACTCGTGCTGACACCTGGCGAAAAAGGTATGATGGGTGCAGTAGAAAAGGCAGAGGAGATATACAGGAATAATCCTGATTTTTTTATGCCTCAGCAGTTTGAAAACAAGGCAAACCCTGAAATACACAGACAAACAACTGCTGTTGAGATAATAAATGCCATTGGTTGTGTGCCTGATGCCTTTGTAGCAGGAGTTGGCACAGGTGGTACAATAACAGGCACAGGTGAGGCATTAAGGGAAAAGAATCCTGATATATGGATAACTGCTGTTGAACCCGCTGGTTCACCTGTGCTTTCAGGCGGTAATCCTGGGAAGCACAAGATCGCAGGTATAGGAGCAGGTTTTTATCCAGGGGTTTTGAATGTAAAAATATATAATGAAGTAATACAGGTAACAGATGAAGATGCTGCAAATACAACGAAGCAACTGGCTTTAAAGGAGGGCATACTTGCAGGTATATCATCAGGTGCTGCCATGTGGGCTGCTATGAAGGTAGCAGAAAGGCTGGGGAAAAATAGGAAGCTTGTTGTTATATTCCCTGATAGAGGAGACAGATATTTAAGTACAGGCTTGTTCTTGCCAGAAGGGATTTGA
- the frr gene encoding ribosome recycling factor translates to MQEFKKKAADRMNGSIDALKKDFAAIRTGRASLSLLDGITVDYYGTPTPLNQVATLGIPDPRQITIQPWEPKLISEIEKAILKSGLGLTPTNDGKIIRLNIPPLTEERRKELVKVAKKRAEEARVAVRNIRRDINDEIKKSEKEQHLSEDDVKRLQDEIQKITDSYIHKVDEILQHKEKEIMEV, encoded by the coding sequence ATGCAGGAATTTAAGAAAAAGGCTGCAGATAGGATGAACGGGTCCATAGATGCATTAAAGAAGGACTTTGCTGCTATAAGGACAGGTAGGGCATCTCTTTCTTTGCTGGATGGTATAACAGTGGACTATTATGGAACACCCACACCTCTTAATCAAGTTGCAACGCTTGGTATTCCAGATCCACGACAGATAACCATTCAGCCATGGGAACCAAAGCTTATCTCTGAAATAGAGAAGGCTATACTCAAATCAGGACTTGGTCTTACTCCAACAAATGACGGTAAGATAATCAGGCTTAATATACCCCCTCTTACAGAGGAAAGGAGAAAGGAGCTTGTAAAGGTTGCGAAAAAGAGGGCTGAAGAGGCACGGGTTGCTGTTAGGAACATAAGAAGGGATATAAATGATGAGATAAAGAAGTCTGAAAAAGAGCAGCATCTCAGCGAGGATGATGTTAAAAGACTGCAGGATGAAATTCAAAAGATTACTGATTCATATATACATAAAGTTGACGAGATTCTTCAGCATAAGGAAAAAGAGATAATGGAAGTATAA
- a CDS encoding MTH1187 family thiamine-binding protein → MLAEFSIIPIGVGSSIGDQLAIALKIVDESGMPYKVNPMGTVVEGEWDNIMNLIKQCRDEVMKKGDRVIISITIDDRKGKQNRIEEKVASVEKRIGKILKK, encoded by the coding sequence ATGCTTGCAGAATTTAGCATCATACCAATAGGCGTTGGCAGCAGCATTGGAGACCAGTTGGCTATTGCATTAAAAATTGTTGACGAAAGTGGTATGCCATATAAGGTCAATCCAATGGGTACAGTTGTTGAAGGTGAATGGGATAATATAATGAATCTTATAAAGCAGTGTCGCGATGAGGTCATGAAAAAAGGAGATAGGGTAATCATATCCATAACTATTGACGACAGAAAGGGAAAACAAAACAGAATAGAAGAAAAAGTTGCCTCTGTTGAGAAAAGAATAGGAAAGATATTAAAAAAATAA
- the tsf gene encoding translation elongation factor Ts, whose amino-acid sequence MTVTADKVKELREKTNAGMMDCKKALIESGGDMEKAIDILRQKGLATAAKKASRAASEGIIGSYIHMDKLGVLVEVNCETDFVAKTDDFKGLVRDIAMHIAAANPMYVSREDVPQDVIEREKEIYRAQITNKPPQVVEKIIEGKLEKFYSDTCLLEQVFIKDPEGKQKIKDLITEKIAKLGENIVLRRFARFQLGEGLEKATSCEG is encoded by the coding sequence ATGACAGTAACAGCAGATAAGGTCAAGGAATTGCGTGAAAAAACCAATGCAGGCATGATGGATTGTAAAAAGGCTCTTATAGAAAGCGGCGGCGATATGGAAAAGGCAATCGATATTCTTAGACAAAAAGGACTTGCAACTGCAGCAAAAAAGGCGAGCAGGGCAGCATCAGAGGGCATTATAGGTTCTTACATACATATGGATAAACTCGGCGTTCTTGTTGAGGTAAACTGTGAGACAGACTTTGTTGCAAAGACAGATGATTTTAAAGGGCTTGTCAGAGACATAGCAATGCATATAGCTGCTGCAAATCCAATGTATGTATCAAGGGAAGATGTTCCGCAAGATGTGATAGAAAGAGAAAAGGAAATTTATAGGGCACAAATTACAAACAAACCGCCGCAAGTCGTAGAGAAGATTATCGAGGGCAAGCTCGAGAAATTCTACAGTGATACATGCCTTCTTGAGCAGGTCTTTATAAAAGACCCTGAAGGGAAACAAAAGATAAAGGACTTGATAACAGAAAAGATTGCAAAGCTTGGTGAGAATATTGTTTTGAGAAGGTTTGCAAGATTTCAACTTGGTGAAGGATTAGAAAAGGCTACATCTTGTGAAGGCTGA